One window of Papaver somniferum cultivar HN1 chromosome 9, ASM357369v1, whole genome shotgun sequence genomic DNA carries:
- the LOC113310360 gene encoding uncharacterized protein LOC113310360: MGKVILMIPLIGLLLCFFFWSAKAQVDYVKYKDRKQPIDVRIKDLMGWMTLEEKVGQMVQIDRTVATVDIMKTFSIGSLLSGGGSTPLPNARAEDWVNMVNEYQKGSLSSRLGIPMIYGIDAVHGHNNVYNATIFPHNIGLGCTRDPELVKRIGDATALEIRATGIPYAFAPCIAVCRDPRWGRCYESYSEDHKIVQQMTEIIPGLQGDTPPNYQRGDPYIGGKTKVAACAKHFVGDGGTLKGVNEDNTIIDQNGLFRIHMPAYIDSVNKGVSTVMVSYSSWNGVKMHANRNLITNYLKNQLNFKGFVISDWQGIDRITTPAHSNYSYSVEAVVQAGIDMVMVPLEHVEFMNDLTLQVKNNIIPMSRIDDAVTRILRVKFTMGLFENPLADLSLVDQLGSQVHRDLARESVRKSLVLLKNGKSVDNPMLPLPKTASKILVAGSHTDNLGYQCGGWTIQWQGFSGNKLTTGTTILSAIKTAVDPSTTVVYQENPDAAYMKSNNFSYAIVLVGEPPYAETAGDSQKLTILDPGPDTIKNVCGAIKCVVVVVSGRPVVLEPYVSSIDALVAAWLPGSEGQGVTDVLFGDYGFTGKLSRTWFKTVDQLPMNFGDAHYDPLFPFGYGLTTRPLFQRFDTSGALQKAICTCKTIFVFISFFLTGMAIM; the protein is encoded by the exons ATGGGGAAGGTTATTTTAATGATTCCTTTGATTGGGTTacttttatgtttctttttctgGTCAGCTAAAGCACAAGTAGACTATGTCAAGTACAAAGATCGAAAACAACCGATAGATGTACGAATAAAGGATTTAATGGGTTGGATGACATTAGAAGAGAAGGTTGGGCAAATGGTGCAGATTGATAGAACTGTTGCAACTGTTGACATAATGAAAACTTTTTCAATAG GAAGTTTATTGAGTGGTGGAGGGAGTACACCTCTTCCTAATGCTAGAGCTGAGGATTGGGTTAATATGGTGAATGAATATCAAAAGGGTTCTCTTTCGAGCCGGCTTGGGATACCAATGATTTATGGAATTGACGCCGTTCACGGTCATAACAATGTCTACAATGCAACTATATTTCCTCACAACATTGGACTCGGATGTACCAG GGATCCTGAACTTGTGAAGCGAATTGGTGATGCAACAGCACTTGAAATCAGAGCTACTGGGATTCCATATGCCTTCGCACCATGTATTGCA GTGTGCAGAGATCCGAGATGGGGTCGCTGTTATGAGAGCTACAGTGAAGATCATAAGATTGTACAACAAATGACAGAGATTATACCCGGTTTACAGGGAGACACCCCACCTAATTATCAGAGGGGGGATCCTTACATCGGTGGGAA GACCAAAGTTGCAGCGTGTGCAAAACATTTTGTTGGTGATGGTGGAACACTCAAAGGTGTAAATGAGGACAACACAATAATCGACCAGAATGGATTGTTCAGAATCCACATGCCTGCCTACATTGATTCTGTTAACAAGGGAGTCTCAACAGTTATGGTATCATACTCGAGTTGGAATGGGGTGAAAATGCATGCTAATCGCAATCTCATCACCAACTACCTCAAAAATCAACTTAACTTTAAG GGTTTTGTAATCTCGGATTGGCAAGGAATTGACAGGATCACCACACCTGCCCATTCGAACTACTCATACTCTGTGGAAGCTGTTGTTCAAGCTGGCATTGACATG GTCATGGTTCCCTTAGAACACGTGGAATTTATGAATGATCTGACTTTACAAGTCAAAAACAACATCATTCCAATGAGCAGAATAGATGATGCTGTGACGAGGATTCTGAGAGTCAAATTCACAATGGGACTCTTTGAGAACCCTTTAGCTGATCTCAGTCTGGTTGACCAGCTAGGAAGCCAG GTACACAGAGACTTGGCTAGGGAATCTGTAAGAAAATCGCTCGTTCTTTTGAAGAATGGGAAGTCTGTGGATAATCCAATGCTACCTCTGCCCAAGACAGCATCCAAGATCCTTGTTGCTGGAAGCCACACCGACAATTTAGGTTACCAGTGTGGTGGATGGACAATCCAGTGGCAAGGGTTCAGTGGAAATAAGCTCACAACTG GTACTACTATTCTAAGTGCCATCAAAACTGCCGTAGATCCAAGCACCACAGTGGTTTACCAAGAGAACCCTGATGCTGCATATATGAAGTCTAATAACTTCTCATATGCTATTGTGCTGGTGGGTGAACCTCCTTATGCAGAGACTGCAGGAGACAGCCAGAAGCTTACGATCCTTGATCCAGGGCCCGATACAATTAAGAACGTTTGTGGGGCTATTAAGtgtgttgttgtcgttgtatctggCCGACCTGTTGTACTTGAGCCCTATGTTTCATCGATAGATGCTCTGGTGGCAGCGTGGCTCCCAGGCAGTGAAGGCCAAGGAGTGACTGATGTCCTTTTTGGCGATTATGGATTCACGGGAAAACTTTCACGAACATGGTTCAAAACTGTAGATCAGCTTCCAATGAATTTTGGGGATGCACACTATGACCCACTGTTTCCATTTGGATACGGGCTCACTACCAGGCCATTGTTTCAAAG GTTCGATACTTCGGGAGCCTTGCAAAAGGCGATTTGTACTTGTAAGACAATTTTTGTTTTCATTAGCTTCTTCCTAACAGGTATGGCAATCATGTAA
- the LOC113309227 gene encoding uncharacterized protein LOC113309227, with protein sequence MGTDTEAPRGDIAVVSSRVKWRIDNFSKLSKMHFSDAFSVGCHKWRFLMYPKGAIEGNLSLYLCAVGFSNFPYVDFYLGVINQFDNSYTVRKGAHYKFTALDRARGFTSLMPLNELNAPRKGYIVEDSCIIEAEISMPGVPEYHIPTSLEVHNGNSMEVELSVEALAEVVTPTEDIHPVGVMEAVAEVKVSGASNQNKFPGAGRLYEEGRYCKEVVLDEKYEEVGGFRVLKTQASLYKEIWLNYGHIASSQVLKDLYSSQVAIVTEIMTCIVDIYWYRLEEVSSEMIDTWDKKIQVAEKLEFNISWLRERLEDIKIKFAGEKKLQDTLMQQDQAKSQVLEAEQQLVLANERLNIAKERLFGLESKTSPLLMERQNFLRKCGGRLLLFDGDTSVPLAMAPVEKDATPTEQPIDNSNSETVQLVMAPVEKVATPIEEPTDNSNSETVPLVMAPVEKVATPIKEPIDNSNSETVPCTGIAASIPRRTRTLTTSISPANEPKRKSSGGNGQHLEKKPKASKDGCAASSQSISGSPMPSRGSLSPETMSAANEPKRKPSGDGAGGGNGQHLEKKPKASKDGCAATSQSISGSPMPSRGSLSPETTSTPNAKQLFTEDEITAVLLQQPIMTSRDLVGKFRTRLNTPEDKLAFSEVMRGICKIQTKENGTRYVVLMK encoded by the exons ATGGGTACTGACACTGAGGCTCCAAGAGGAGACATTGCTGTTGTATCCTCAAGAGTGAAGTGGAGGATTGATAACTTTTCTAAGTTGAGCAAGATGCATTTTTCGGATGCATTCTCTGTTGGTTGTCATAAATG GCGGTTTCTAATGTATCCTAAAGGAGCAATTGAGGGAAACTTATCGCTTTACCTTTGTGCTGTGGGCTTCTCCAATTTCCCTTATGTAGACTTCTATTTGGGAGTGATTAACCAATTTGATAATAGCTATACAGTCAGAAAAG GTGCGCATTACAAGTTCACTGCACTAGATCGTGCTCGGGGTTTCACATCTTTGATGCCTCTTAATGAACTCAATGCCCCCCGTAAAGGATACATTGTGGAAGATAGTTGCATAATTGAAGCTGAGATTTCTATGCCTGGAGTTCCTGAGTATCATATACCAACTTCTTTGGAG GTGCACAATGGTAACTCAATGGAAGTAGAACTGAGTGTAGAGGCGCTCGCTGAAGTTGTGACGCCTACAGAAGATATCCACCCAGTTGGGGTAATGGAAGCTGTAGCTGAGGTCAAAGTTTCTGGTGCATCAAATCAAAATAAGTTTCCAGGTGCTGGCCGACTATATGAAGAAGGTAGATACTGCAAAGAAGTTGTTCTGGATGAGAAATATGAAGAAGTTGGAGGCTTCAGGGTACTGAAAACAcaagcatcgttgtataaagaGATCTGGTTGAATTATGGGCACATTGCTTCAAGCCAAGTTCTTAAGGATTTATATTCTTCCCAGGTAGCCATTGTCACTGAAATAATGACTTGTATTGTGGATATATATTGGTACCGTCTTGAGGAGGTTTCTTCAGAAATGATCGACACGTGGGATAAGAAGATACAAGTAGCAGAGAAACTTGAATTCAACATCAGTTGGCTTCGTGAGCGCTTAGAAGATATTAAGATAAAATTTGCTGGGGAGAAGAAGCTTCAGGACACATTAATGCAACAGGATCAGGCAAAGTCACAAGTTCTCGAGGCTGAGCAGCAGTTGGTCTTAGCAAATGAAAGGTTGAATATAGCAAAAGAGCGACTTTTCGGCTTGGAATCTAAGACTTCTCCCTTACTTATGGAGAGACAAAATTTTCTAAGAAAATGTGGCGGTCGTTTGCTGCTTTTTGATGGCGACACGAGCGTGCCACTTGCCATGGCTCCAGTGGAAAAGGATGCAACGCCGACAGAACAACCTATTGATAACAGCAACTCAGAGACAGTGCAGCTTGTCATGGCTCCAGTGGAAAAGGTTGCAACGCCAATAGAAGAACCTACTGACAACAGCAACTCAGAGACAGTGCCACTTGTCATGGCTCCAGTTGAAAAGGTTGCTACGCCGATAAAAGAACCTATTGATAACAGTAACTCAGAGACAGTGCCTTGTACAGGAATTGCAGCATCAATTCCTCGAAGAACAAGAACCTTGACTACATCCATATCACCAGCTAATGAACCAAAGAGAAAGTCATCTGGTGGTAATGGTCAACATTTGGAAAAGAAACCAAAAGCTTCAAAAGATGGGTGTGCAGCTTCATCACAAAGTATTAGCGGCTCTCCCATGCCTTCAAGAGGTTCATTGTCACCAGAAACCATGTCAGCAGCTAATGAACCAAAGAGAAAACCATCTGGTGATGGTGCAGGTGGTGGTAATGGTCAACATTTGGAAAAGAAACCAAAAGCTTCAAAAGACGGGTGTGCGGCTACATCACAAAGTATTAGCGGCTCTCCCATGCCTTCAAGAGGTTCATTGTCACCAGAAACCACCTCGACACCAAATGCTAAGCAGCTATTTACAGAGGATGAAATTACGGCTGTGTTGTTGCAGCAGCCTATTATGACAAGCCGAGATCTTGTTGGCAAGTTCAGAACAAGACTGAATACACCAGAAGATAAATTGGCTTTCTCTGAAGTTATGAGGGGAATTTGCAAGATACAGACAAAGGAAAACGGAACCAGATATGTAGTGTTGATGAAGTAA